Proteins encoded in a region of the Planococcus citri chromosome 1, ihPlaCitr1.1, whole genome shotgun sequence genome:
- the LOC135832503 gene encoding uncharacterized protein LOC135832503, whose amino-acid sequence MASEQKKGYRKLSGILKSRTFDSGLDHRDNRGVKIYIKNQYGNNGALPPEIDEEQFEHLKDMYYKQCQPINANLIRKLTEKRTASNYNYYDSAQCSRVIPPRIDSAHHNVVSSMARPSRRDVAVNSRDQKSSGNGRSGAVKKPDTNTRNHSCAKCHRRHY is encoded by the exons ATGGCATCCGAACAGAAAAAAGGATATAGGAAATTGAGCGGTATTTTGAAATCCAGAACTTTTGATAGCGGTTTAGACCATCG TGATAATCGCGGCGTGAAAATATACATTAAAAATCAGTATGGCAACAATGGAGCTCTTCCTCCCGAAA TCGATGAAGAacaatttgaacatttgaaagATATGTATTACAAACAATGTCAACCTATAAACGCGAATTTAATTAGAAAGCTAACCGAGAAACGTACCGCTTCGAATTACAA TTATTACGATTCGGCTCAGTGTAGTAGAGTGATTCCACCACGTATCGATAGCGCCCACCACAACGTAGTATCCAGTATGGCTCGTCCTAGTCGTCGAGACGTCGCTGTGAACTCTCGCGATCAGAAAAGCTCTGGAAATGGCAGAAGTGGTGCGGTTAAAAAGCCCGATACCAACACGAGGAATCACAGCTGCGCTAAATGTCATCGACGTCATTATTGA
- the LOC135832504 gene encoding coiled-coil domain-containing protein 102A-like isoform X1, which yields MPAFNPKNNSSSSSTPPSSAANPQRTTFRPPWVKDGPQPIPMPSAPWTPRVRDNANTTPTAQAEKPTLRKQTKISIPIEPTDTGAAPRTQHQEKVIPIKVITESSAATTPINNQSTPTANWRKDRPQASPERNINQRPPGAERMTPVSSKPPTAPAPPPPPPPPMAANNARPPPPPLPPPFADNAPQQQSVVRTPLTQEKAAKIEALRSRPRRRPDWSDMMKEVESGKKLKHVQCNDRSAPVLPEAKAKDQFVYESEKKEGDSHNKLLKQIQSGVRLKKVRTNDRSRPNLDGLRKFRKQMTIEEQIQKSVSMADVVAAAVQPDELDDIDKVRDDLQSAKQMLALELRNKEAMERDNKRLIARLANLEAELEKEKASRKAETQKDHTPIRTDEDEKLIVKLKEDAAEADRVAKDMENKYHTTAEQLDNTRRKLESAWLRNQELELQLKSMSQGNPTNQLMKQPSKKFIPIANGGSVDLISDSEEESETESEEESENEGAATQERQIAREMKLLTTKLRTFREKQTASLKERRILRDQLKKKQKELKGEKKKYKLLQKEVEKMAKLMKETEEGDEEYDEDVQEEEEESDTESESESESEESADEEIPPNATTETKKKILLERTKKHENRLSSLKKGNNLMRANIERLQDDVNKQREMSLTLQEDLNNILADLG from the exons ATGCCAGCCTTCAATCCTAaaaacaacagcagcagcagcagcacgCCGCCGTCGAGTGCCGCCAATCCGCAACGAACCACGTTTCGGCCACCTTGGGTCAAAGATGGACCACAACCAATACCGATGCCATCTGCACCCTGGACACCTAGAGTCAGAGACAACGCAAACACCACACCAACGGCCCAG GCTGAAAAACCAACTCTCAGAAAGCAAACAAAGATATCAATTCCTATCGAGCCGACAGACACGGGAGCTGCACCACGAACG CAGCATCAAGAGAAAGTGATCCCAATCAAAGTGATAACAGAAAGCTCGGCGGCGACCACACCGATCAACAATCAGTCAACGCCGACGGCAAATTGGAGAAAAGACCGTCCACAAGCGTCTCCTGAGCGGAATATAAATCAAaggcctcctggcgcagaacgaATGACGCCTGTATCTTCAAAACCACCGACGGCACCGGCACCGCCGCCCCCTCCTCCACCACCTATGGCTGCGAATAACGCGCGACCACCGCCTCCACCTCTACCACCGCCTTTCGCTGATAATGCACCGCAACAACAATCCG TCGTGCGAACACCATTGACCCAAGAAAAAGCGGCAAAAATAGAAGCACTACGAAGTCGACCTCGTCGAAGACCAGATTGGTCAGATATGATGAAGGAAGTAGAAAgcggtaaaaaattaaaacacgttCAATGTAATGACCGTAGCGCCCCTGTGCTGCCTGAAGCAAAAGCTAAAGACcaa TTTGTATACGAATCTGAGAAAAAAGAAGGCGATTCCCACAACAAGCTACTGAAACAAATCCAGTCGGGAGTGAGATTAAAGAAAGTCAGAACCAATGACCGTAGTAGACCAAATTTGGATG GTTTACGCAAATTCCGAAAGCAAATGACCATCGAAGAACAGATTCAGAAATCCGTATCTATGGCTGATGTAGTGGCTGCTGCAGTACAACCCGATGAATTAGACGATATTGACAAAGTTCGCGATGACTTGCAATCAGCCAAGCAGATGCTCGCATTAGAGCTTCGTAACAAAGAAGCGATGGAGCGTGACAACAAAAGGCTAATCGCTCGATTAGCTAATTTGGAAGCGGAGCTAGAAAAAGAAAAGGCTTCAAGAAAGGCAGAGACTCAGAAAGACCACACTCCAATTCGTACCGATGAAGATGAAAAG TTGATAGTGAAATTAAAAGAAGATGCAGCAGAAGCGGATCGCGTTGCCAAAGATATGGAGAACAAGTATCATACCACTGCGGAGCAATTAGACAATACAAGGCGGAAATTGGAAAGCGCTTGGTTGCGAAATCAAGAGTTGGAATTGCAATTAAAATCCATGTCACAAGGAAATCCTACCAATCAACTTATGAAGCAGCCATCCAAAAAATTTATCCCAATCGCTAATGGAGGTTCCGTAGATTTAATATCAGATAGTGAGGAAGAAAGCGAAACAGAGTCGGAGGAAG AAAGCGAAAACGAAGGCGCAGCCACACAAGAACGACAAATCGCGagagaaatgaaattattaacGACGAAACTGAGAACATTTAGAGAAAAACAAACTGCTTCCCTCAAAGAACGTAGAATTTTGAGAGACcagttgaagaaaaaacagaaagaactgaagggagaaaagaaaaaatacaagcTGTTACAAAAAGAAGTggagaaaatggcaaaattgatgaaagaaaCTGAAGAGGGTGATGAAGAGTATGACGAAGACGtgcaagaagaagaagag GAAAGTGACACAGAAAGTGAGAGCGAAAGTGAAAGTGAAGAATCGGCTGATGAAGAAATACCTCCTAATGCGACAACtgaaacgaaaaagaaaatattactagaacgaacgaaaaaacatgaaaaccgATTATCTTCGctgaaaaaaggaaacaatttGATGAGGGCGAACATCGAAAGACTGCAAGATGATGTAAATAAACAAAGAGAAATGTCATTGACGTTGCAAGAAGACTTGAATAATATTCTCGCGGACTTGGGTTAA
- the LOC135832504 gene encoding coiled-coil domain-containing protein 102A-like isoform X2, with protein sequence MPAFNPKNNSSSSSTPPSSAANPQRTTFRPPWVKDGPQPIPMPSAPWTPRVRDNANTTPTAQAEKPTLRKQTKISIPIEPTDTGAAPRTHQEKVIPIKVITESSAATTPINNQSTPTANWRKDRPQASPERNINQRPPGAERMTPVSSKPPTAPAPPPPPPPPMAANNARPPPPPLPPPFADNAPQQQSVVRTPLTQEKAAKIEALRSRPRRRPDWSDMMKEVESGKKLKHVQCNDRSAPVLPEAKAKDQFVYESEKKEGDSHNKLLKQIQSGVRLKKVRTNDRSRPNLDGLRKFRKQMTIEEQIQKSVSMADVVAAAVQPDELDDIDKVRDDLQSAKQMLALELRNKEAMERDNKRLIARLANLEAELEKEKASRKAETQKDHTPIRTDEDEKLIVKLKEDAAEADRVAKDMENKYHTTAEQLDNTRRKLESAWLRNQELELQLKSMSQGNPTNQLMKQPSKKFIPIANGGSVDLISDSEEESETESEEESENEGAATQERQIAREMKLLTTKLRTFREKQTASLKERRILRDQLKKKQKELKGEKKKYKLLQKEVEKMAKLMKETEEGDEEYDEDVQEEEEESDTESESESESEESADEEIPPNATTETKKKILLERTKKHENRLSSLKKGNNLMRANIERLQDDVNKQREMSLTLQEDLNNILADLG encoded by the exons ATGCCAGCCTTCAATCCTAaaaacaacagcagcagcagcagcacgCCGCCGTCGAGTGCCGCCAATCCGCAACGAACCACGTTTCGGCCACCTTGGGTCAAAGATGGACCACAACCAATACCGATGCCATCTGCACCCTGGACACCTAGAGTCAGAGACAACGCAAACACCACACCAACGGCCCAG GCTGAAAAACCAACTCTCAGAAAGCAAACAAAGATATCAATTCCTATCGAGCCGACAGACACGGGAGCTGCACCACGAACG CATCAAGAGAAAGTGATCCCAATCAAAGTGATAACAGAAAGCTCGGCGGCGACCACACCGATCAACAATCAGTCAACGCCGACGGCAAATTGGAGAAAAGACCGTCCACAAGCGTCTCCTGAGCGGAATATAAATCAAaggcctcctggcgcagaacgaATGACGCCTGTATCTTCAAAACCACCGACGGCACCGGCACCGCCGCCCCCTCCTCCACCACCTATGGCTGCGAATAACGCGCGACCACCGCCTCCACCTCTACCACCGCCTTTCGCTGATAATGCACCGCAACAACAATCCG TCGTGCGAACACCATTGACCCAAGAAAAAGCGGCAAAAATAGAAGCACTACGAAGTCGACCTCGTCGAAGACCAGATTGGTCAGATATGATGAAGGAAGTAGAAAgcggtaaaaaattaaaacacgttCAATGTAATGACCGTAGCGCCCCTGTGCTGCCTGAAGCAAAAGCTAAAGACcaa TTTGTATACGAATCTGAGAAAAAAGAAGGCGATTCCCACAACAAGCTACTGAAACAAATCCAGTCGGGAGTGAGATTAAAGAAAGTCAGAACCAATGACCGTAGTAGACCAAATTTGGATG GTTTACGCAAATTCCGAAAGCAAATGACCATCGAAGAACAGATTCAGAAATCCGTATCTATGGCTGATGTAGTGGCTGCTGCAGTACAACCCGATGAATTAGACGATATTGACAAAGTTCGCGATGACTTGCAATCAGCCAAGCAGATGCTCGCATTAGAGCTTCGTAACAAAGAAGCGATGGAGCGTGACAACAAAAGGCTAATCGCTCGATTAGCTAATTTGGAAGCGGAGCTAGAAAAAGAAAAGGCTTCAAGAAAGGCAGAGACTCAGAAAGACCACACTCCAATTCGTACCGATGAAGATGAAAAG TTGATAGTGAAATTAAAAGAAGATGCAGCAGAAGCGGATCGCGTTGCCAAAGATATGGAGAACAAGTATCATACCACTGCGGAGCAATTAGACAATACAAGGCGGAAATTGGAAAGCGCTTGGTTGCGAAATCAAGAGTTGGAATTGCAATTAAAATCCATGTCACAAGGAAATCCTACCAATCAACTTATGAAGCAGCCATCCAAAAAATTTATCCCAATCGCTAATGGAGGTTCCGTAGATTTAATATCAGATAGTGAGGAAGAAAGCGAAACAGAGTCGGAGGAAG AAAGCGAAAACGAAGGCGCAGCCACACAAGAACGACAAATCGCGagagaaatgaaattattaacGACGAAACTGAGAACATTTAGAGAAAAACAAACTGCTTCCCTCAAAGAACGTAGAATTTTGAGAGACcagttgaagaaaaaacagaaagaactgaagggagaaaagaaaaaatacaagcTGTTACAAAAAGAAGTggagaaaatggcaaaattgatgaaagaaaCTGAAGAGGGTGATGAAGAGTATGACGAAGACGtgcaagaagaagaagag GAAAGTGACACAGAAAGTGAGAGCGAAAGTGAAAGTGAAGAATCGGCTGATGAAGAAATACCTCCTAATGCGACAACtgaaacgaaaaagaaaatattactagaacgaacgaaaaaacatgaaaaccgATTATCTTCGctgaaaaaaggaaacaatttGATGAGGGCGAACATCGAAAGACTGCAAGATGATGTAAATAAACAAAGAGAAATGTCATTGACGTTGCAAGAAGACTTGAATAATATTCTCGCGGACTTGGGTTAA